Proteins encoded together in one Bosea sp. (in: a-proteobacteria) window:
- a CDS encoding ABC transporter substrate-binding protein, whose protein sequence is MKFAMTALVAASVAMGSAMLAPHAMAADPVRIGVLGDQSSNFADSGGPGSVLATQMAVEDFGGSVLGRPIEVLVADHQNKVDTGIGIAREWYETKGVSVISDFASSAIALGVQDIARKLDKIAIYTTASSSDLIGKACSPNGQQWGAENWSNSAPLMTALASEPGSTFFFITVDYTFGHQLEDVSRKAIEASGGKVLGRVTFPLNTLDMSSYLLAAKASGAKVIVLALSGADLVTAMKQASEFGIMAKQKIAAPILFLTEINTVGLKTLGGLQFLQSWYWDQDDASRSWAKRYFERMKKMPNESHATLYAGMTHYLDAVKAAGTLETQAVLKKMRETPVNGLVSKGGRIMENGRVSFDRFLVQIKTPEESKFPWDFLKIVSRIPAEKAFRTPAEAGCTLQ, encoded by the coding sequence ATGAAATTTGCAATGACAGCATTGGTTGCCGCGTCGGTCGCCATGGGGAGCGCCATGCTCGCTCCTCATGCGATGGCTGCCGATCCGGTTCGCATCGGCGTGCTGGGCGACCAGTCGAGCAACTTCGCCGACAGCGGCGGACCCGGCTCCGTTCTGGCCACGCAGATGGCGGTCGAGGATTTCGGCGGCTCCGTTCTCGGCCGGCCGATCGAGGTGCTGGTCGCCGACCACCAGAACAAGGTCGATACCGGCATCGGCATCGCGCGGGAATGGTACGAGACCAAGGGCGTCAGCGTCATCAGCGATTTCGCCTCCTCCGCCATCGCGCTGGGCGTGCAGGATATCGCCCGCAAGCTCGACAAGATCGCGATCTACACCACGGCGAGCTCGTCCGACCTGATCGGCAAGGCCTGCTCGCCCAACGGCCAGCAATGGGGCGCGGAGAACTGGTCGAACAGCGCCCCTCTGATGACCGCGCTCGCCTCGGAGCCGGGTTCGACGTTCTTCTTCATCACGGTCGACTACACCTTCGGCCACCAGCTCGAGGACGTGTCGCGCAAGGCGATCGAGGCGAGCGGCGGCAAGGTCCTCGGCAGGGTCACCTTCCCGCTGAACACGCTGGACATGTCGTCTTATCTGCTCGCGGCGAAAGCCTCCGGCGCCAAGGTGATCGTGCTCGCGCTCTCCGGCGCGGATCTCGTGACGGCGATGAAGCAGGCCTCCGAATTCGGGATCATGGCGAAGCAGAAGATCGCGGCGCCGATCCTGTTCCTGACGGAGATCAACACCGTCGGGCTGAAGACGCTGGGCGGCCTGCAGTTCCTGCAGTCCTGGTACTGGGATCAGGACGACGCCAGCCGCTCCTGGGCCAAGCGCTACTTCGAGCGCATGAAGAAGATGCCCAATGAAAGCCATGCGACGCTTTACGCGGGCATGACCCACTACCTCGACGCGGTGAAGGCTGCCGGCACGCTGGAGACCCAGGCCGTGCTGAAGAAGATGCGCGAGACCCCGGTCAACGGTCTGGTCTCCAAGGGCGGCCGCATCATGGAGAACGGCCGGGTCTCGTTCGATCGCTTCCTGGTCCAGATCAAGACGCCCGAGGAATCGAAGTTTCCCTGGGACTTCCTGAAGATCGTGTCCCGCATCCCGGCCGAGAAGGCGTTCCGGACGCCGGCCGAGGCCGGCTGCACGCTCCAGTAG
- a CDS encoding ABC transporter ATP-binding protein, with product MPDAVAMNPASEPAALLQVKELRGGYGEGRVLHGVSFDVPAGEVVTLLGRNGAGKTTTMKAIMGILARRSGSIRFDGVETIELPARKIARLGLGYVPEERGIFSSLTVLENLMLPPQVKPGGMSVEVVYELFPNLKERWRSPGTKLSGGEQQMLAVGRILRTGAKLLLLDEPTEGLAPVIVQQIGKTIERLKKEGFTILLVEQNFRFTQTVADRHYIVQEGRIVDTFMNDEIDSNLNKLQGYLGV from the coding sequence ATGCCTGACGCCGTCGCCATGAACCCAGCTTCCGAGCCAGCGGCGCTCCTCCAGGTGAAGGAGCTGCGCGGCGGCTATGGAGAAGGCCGCGTCCTGCACGGCGTCTCCTTCGATGTCCCCGCCGGAGAGGTCGTCACCCTGCTCGGCCGCAATGGCGCGGGCAAGACGACGACCATGAAGGCGATCATGGGGATCCTGGCCCGCCGATCGGGCTCGATCAGGTTCGACGGCGTCGAGACGATCGAGCTGCCGGCGCGCAAGATCGCTCGCCTGGGCCTGGGCTACGTTCCCGAGGAGCGGGGGATCTTCTCGAGCCTGACCGTCCTGGAAAACCTGATGCTTCCGCCGCAGGTCAAGCCGGGCGGCATGTCGGTCGAGGTCGTCTACGAGCTGTTTCCGAACCTGAAGGAACGCTGGAGAAGCCCCGGGACCAAGCTTTCCGGAGGCGAGCAGCAGATGCTCGCGGTGGGGCGCATTCTTCGCACGGGCGCGAAGCTCCTGCTTCTCGACGAGCCGACCGAGGGCCTCGCTCCCGTGATCGTGCAGCAGATCGGAAAGACGATCGAACGTCTGAAGAAGGAGGGTTTTACCATCCTACTGGTCGAGCAGAACTTCAGGTTCACCCAAACGGTCGCCGACAGGCACTACATCGTTCAGGAAGGGCGTATCGTCGATACGTTCATGAATGACGAGATTGATAGCAACTTGAACAAGCTTCAGGGTTATCTTGGAGTTTAG
- a CDS encoding helix-turn-helix domain-containing protein: MPDGTVQTRDIGSEPARISEQRSYADVNLVRRTLAILECANRLKLITVGAISEDCGIPPSSVVRILETLCAEGYLTRISRRGGYSLTSKVKSLSAGFHSKSLIMEVLQPVVDGLTREYLWPFAVATLDTDAMVVQYSSIPLSPFAHVRSTLHKRGSLISRAHGLAYMAFCDRRERNLLMKLALERDFAEDRIVTSNYQWRKALRQTRKAGYATRLSNADPFTNSLAVPIAIAPGTVVATIGVTYFRKVAKPSQIARMLVSLKSEAAVAAETIRQRM, from the coding sequence ATGCCCGACGGAACAGTGCAGACGCGCGACATCGGCTCGGAACCCGCCCGGATTTCCGAGCAGCGCAGCTATGCCGACGTCAATCTGGTGCGGCGCACGCTGGCGATCCTGGAATGCGCCAACCGGCTGAAGCTGATCACGGTGGGCGCCATCAGCGAGGATTGCGGCATCCCGCCGAGCAGCGTCGTGCGCATCCTGGAAACGCTCTGCGCCGAGGGCTACCTCACCCGCATCTCCCGGCGTGGCGGCTATTCGCTGACCTCCAAGGTCAAATCGCTCAGCGCCGGCTTCCACAGCAAGTCGCTGATCATGGAGGTGCTTCAACCCGTCGTCGACGGGCTGACCCGGGAATATCTCTGGCCCTTCGCGGTCGCGACCCTCGATACCGATGCGATGGTGGTCCAGTACTCGTCCATCCCGCTGAGCCCCTTCGCCCATGTCAGGAGCACGCTGCACAAGCGCGGCTCGCTGATCAGCAGGGCCCATGGCCTGGCCTATATGGCCTTCTGCGACAGGCGCGAACGAAACCTGCTGATGAAGCTCGCCCTGGAGCGCGACTTCGCCGAGGACCGCATCGTCACCAGCAACTATCAGTGGCGCAAGGCGCTCAGGCAGACGCGCAAGGCCGGCTATGCGACGCGCCTGTCGAACGCCGACCCGTTCACGAACTCGCTCGCGGTGCCGATCGCCATCGCGCCCGGCACCGTCGTCGCGACGATCGGCGTCACCTATTTCCGCAAGGTCGCGAAGCCGTCGCAGATCGCGCGCATGCTGGTCTCGCTCAAAAGTGAAGCCGCCGTCGCGGCCGAGACCATCCGGCAGCGGATGTGA
- a CDS encoding ABC transporter ATP-binding protein, producing the protein MQNDIILAARGLGKDFLGFRAVDNVDLNVRRGAIHALIGPNGAGKTTLFNLLTKFLQPSRGAISYNGRDITQMRPADVARLGLVRSFQISAVFSHMSVLENVRIALQRKRGENFDFWRSQDTLNVLNDKAIELLESVNLADVKDKSAIELPYGRKRALEIATTLALDPELMLMDEPMAGVGHEEITLIESLIRKVATSRTVLMVEHNLSVVASLSDYITVLARGNVLSQGDYATVSKDPRVIEAYIGSGHA; encoded by the coding sequence ATGCAGAACGACATCATCCTGGCGGCTCGGGGGCTTGGGAAGGATTTCCTGGGCTTTCGCGCCGTCGACAATGTGGATCTCAACGTACGCCGCGGCGCTATTCATGCCCTCATCGGCCCGAACGGGGCCGGCAAGACGACGCTGTTCAATCTGTTGACGAAATTCCTGCAGCCGTCGCGCGGCGCGATTTCCTACAACGGGCGTGACATCACGCAGATGCGTCCGGCCGATGTCGCGCGGCTGGGCCTCGTTCGCTCCTTCCAGATCTCCGCCGTCTTCAGCCACATGAGCGTGCTCGAGAACGTCCGGATCGCGCTTCAGAGAAAGCGCGGTGAGAATTTCGATTTCTGGCGGTCGCAGGACACGCTCAACGTGCTGAACGACAAAGCAATCGAGCTGCTGGAATCGGTCAATCTCGCCGATGTCAAGGACAAGTCCGCGATCGAGCTCCCTTATGGGCGCAAGCGGGCCTTGGAAATAGCCACGACGCTCGCTCTCGATCCCGAACTCATGCTGATGGACGAGCCGATGGCAGGGGTCGGCCATGAAGAGATCACCCTGATCGAATCGCTGATCCGGAAAGTCGCCACGAGCCGCACCGTCCTGATGGTCGAGCACAACCTCTCGGTGGTCGCTTCGCTTTCGGACTACATCACTGTCCTCGCCCGGGGCAACGTTCTGTCGCAGGGCGATTATGCGACCGTCTCCAAGGATCCGCGTGTCATCGAGGCCTATATCGGATCGGGCCATGCCTGA
- a CDS encoding GMC family oxidoreductase codes for MSELDPGAETYDYLIIGGGSAGCTLAARLSEDPGVSVLVVEAGKDITKATATADVLSNYPGKAYFNPDYTWRGLQARLGGGRGNDPEAGRIARYEQARLLGGGSSINGLCANRGAPTDYDEWEGMGAEGWSWETVLPYFRKLERDLNFSGPLHGCDGPIAISRFPRADWSGFVQAVAGELGRQGYPFIEDQNGDWRDGVMPVATSVDENGQRVSCAYAYLDPGARARPNLTVLTETEVERIVFEGRQAIGAVVATGSGARRTVKARETILSCGTIHSPAMLMRSGIGPAPDLAELGIAVVADRRGVGRNLIEHPVISVSCLLAPAARMRQAERHHTQAHFRYSSRLEDCPQGDMRLAVIARSGWHAMGRRIGTFYVWVDKAYSRGSVRLAGAGAEPVVDFRMLSDERDMRRLREAFRFVAGLARSESVAKISSTAFPANYSDRVRRYSSPGLRNQVVMQLFASMLDALPAMRPWLIRKFVTEGASMSEILRDDTVLDAYITRSVTGVWHPVGTCRMGEAGDPLAVTDSSGRVHGVDGLRVCDASVMPSIPCANTNLPTIMVAERISDLIKQERAAAASGAVASAA; via the coding sequence TTGAGCGAGCTCGATCCCGGCGCCGAAACCTATGACTACCTGATCATCGGGGGCGGTTCGGCGGGCTGCACCCTGGCGGCCCGCCTTTCGGAAGACCCCGGCGTGAGCGTGCTCGTGGTCGAGGCCGGCAAGGACATCACCAAGGCGACGGCCACAGCCGACGTTCTGTCCAACTACCCCGGCAAGGCCTATTTCAACCCGGACTATACGTGGCGCGGCCTGCAGGCGCGCCTGGGCGGCGGGCGCGGCAACGACCCCGAGGCGGGGCGGATCGCGCGCTACGAGCAGGCGCGGCTGCTCGGCGGCGGATCGAGCATCAACGGGCTCTGCGCCAATCGCGGCGCGCCAACCGACTATGACGAGTGGGAGGGCATGGGTGCCGAGGGCTGGAGCTGGGAAACGGTGCTTCCCTATTTCCGCAAGCTCGAGCGCGACCTGAATTTCTCGGGCCCGCTGCACGGCTGCGACGGCCCGATCGCCATCAGCCGCTTCCCGAGGGCCGACTGGTCGGGCTTCGTCCAGGCCGTGGCCGGCGAGCTTGGCCGCCAGGGCTATCCCTTCATCGAGGATCAGAACGGCGACTGGCGGGACGGCGTCATGCCGGTCGCGACCTCGGTCGACGAGAACGGCCAGCGGGTTTCCTGCGCCTATGCCTATCTCGACCCGGGCGCGCGGGCGCGGCCCAATCTGACCGTGCTGACCGAGACCGAGGTCGAGCGGATCGTCTTCGAGGGCAGGCAGGCCATCGGCGCGGTCGTCGCCACCGGCAGCGGCGCGCGCCGGACGGTGAAGGCGCGTGAGACGATCCTGAGCTGCGGCACGATCCACAGCCCCGCCATGCTGATGCGCAGCGGCATCGGCCCGGCCCCGGATCTGGCCGAGCTCGGCATCGCGGTCGTCGCCGACCGGCGCGGCGTCGGGCGCAACCTGATCGAGCACCCGGTCATCTCGGTCTCCTGCCTGCTCGCGCCCGCGGCCCGGATGAGGCAGGCGGAGCGCCACCACACCCAGGCGCATTTCCGCTATTCGTCGCGACTGGAGGACTGCCCGCAAGGCGATATGCGCCTGGCGGTCATCGCCAGATCCGGCTGGCACGCCATGGGGCGCCGGATCGGCACGTTCTATGTCTGGGTCGACAAGGCCTATTCGCGCGGCAGCGTGCGGCTGGCTGGCGCGGGCGCGGAGCCGGTCGTCGATTTCCGGATGCTGTCGGACGAGCGCGACATGCGCAGGCTGCGCGAGGCCTTCCGCTTCGTTGCGGGGCTGGCGCGCTCGGAGAGCGTGGCGAAGATCTCCAGCACGGCGTTCCCGGCCAATTACTCCGACCGCGTCAGGCGCTATTCCTCGCCGGGGTTGCGCAACCAGGTCGTGATGCAGCTCTTCGCGTCGATGCTCGACGCGCTGCCGGCGATGCGGCCCTGGCTGATCCGGAAATTCGTCACCGAAGGGGCCTCGATGTCCGAGATCCTGCGCGACGACACGGTTCTCGATGCCTACATCACCAGGAGCGTCACGGGCGTGTGGCACCCCGTCGGCACCTGCCGGATGGGCGAGGCGGGCGATCCGCTGGCCGTCACCGACAGCAGCGGGCGCGTTCACGGCGTCGACGGGCTTCGCGTCTGCGACGCGTCGGTGATGCCGTCGATCCCCTGCGCCAACACCAACCTGCCGACGATCATGGTCGCCGAGCGCATCAGCGACCTGATCAAGCAGGAGCGGGCCGCCGCCGCGTCCGGCGCCGTGGCTTCCGCGGCCTGA
- a CDS encoding fumarylacetoacetate hydrolase family protein, which yields MKIASVRVDEQDALAIEGPNGQIVSVPEAQRILDGAIAPWAYDMVELIGAGPAAIEALARIHAALCANAAAVPAIDPARVQWHPPVRKPSKICCLALNNSANADRIMSGPSHPAVFVKAANALIGHGEAIVVKKHYGRVHPEPELAVIIGKMAKDITPAEALDHVFGYTVHNDITSPTMRREDTFHYRAIHPKNDGTNAIEYVDSYVSYSGRYKGSDTFSPMGPWIALRQDVPDPHALDIQCAHKGELVTEDNTQNLTHKVPEVIAFISSYMTLLPGDIVSMGTALKRVGGTGKAVQNVDLHVLGGPVSVSIEGIGTLSSPVTSLG from the coding sequence TTGAAGATCGCGAGCGTGAGAGTGGACGAGCAGGATGCGCTGGCGATCGAGGGCCCGAACGGCCAGATCGTGAGCGTTCCCGAAGCGCAGCGGATTCTCGATGGAGCGATCGCGCCCTGGGCTTATGACATGGTCGAGTTGATCGGGGCGGGCCCGGCCGCGATCGAGGCGCTGGCGCGGATCCATGCGGCGCTCTGCGCCAATGCGGCGGCGGTTCCCGCCATCGATCCGGCGCGGGTGCAATGGCATCCGCCGGTGCGCAAGCCCTCGAAGATCTGCTGCCTCGCCTTGAACAACAGCGCCAATGCCGACCGGATCATGTCCGGCCCCAGCCATCCGGCGGTGTTCGTGAAGGCCGCCAATGCCCTGATCGGGCATGGCGAGGCGATCGTCGTGAAGAAGCATTATGGGCGCGTGCATCCCGAGCCGGAGCTCGCGGTGATCATCGGCAAGATGGCCAAGGACATCACGCCCGCCGAGGCCCTGGACCACGTCTTCGGCTATACGGTCCACAACGACATCACCTCGCCGACGATGCGCCGCGAGGACACCTTCCATTATCGCGCGATCCATCCCAAGAACGACGGCACCAACGCCATCGAATACGTCGATTCATACGTGTCCTATTCCGGGCGCTACAAGGGCAGCGACACCTTCTCCCCGATGGGCCCGTGGATTGCGCTGCGCCAGGACGTGCCCGATCCGCACGCGCTCGACATCCAGTGCGCCCATAAGGGCGAGCTCGTGACCGAGGACAACACGCAGAACCTGACGCATAAGGTTCCGGAGGTCATCGCCTTCATTTCCAGCTACATGACCCTGCTGCCAGGCGACATCGTCTCCATGGGCACGGCGCTGAAGCGGGTCGGCGGAACCGGCAAGGCGGTGCAGAATGTCGATCTGCACGTGCTGGGAGGCCCGGTCTCGGTTTCAATCGAGGGCATCGGCACCTTGTCGAGCCCGGTCACTTCGCTAGGCTGA
- a CDS encoding nuclear transport factor 2 family protein — protein MTPHDLILLRLEIDALNAEFAYLIDHDQSERVPDLFTEDGVYGRSTGQRSVGREAIRDSYQRRKDHGPRTARHIFSNLRLTPLADGLVGGSCILTLFARDGYPPHPAEPLVVADYDDVYERGADGRWRFKQRLITWIFAREGASSPLALGAQETKR, from the coding sequence ATGACTCCTCACGACCTCATCCTGCTGCGGCTCGAGATCGACGCGCTGAACGCGGAATTCGCCTATCTGATCGATCACGACCAGTCCGAGCGCGTGCCCGATCTCTTCACCGAGGACGGCGTCTATGGCCGCTCGACCGGCCAGCGCAGCGTCGGGCGCGAGGCCATCCGCGACAGCTACCAGCGCCGCAAGGACCACGGACCGCGCACGGCCCGGCACATCTTCAGCAATCTCAGGCTGACCCCGCTCGCCGACGGTCTCGTCGGCGGCTCCTGCATCCTCACCCTCTTCGCCAGGGACGGCTATCCGCCGCATCCGGCCGAGCCCCTGGTCGTCGCCGATTACGACGATGTCTATGAGCGCGGCGCGGATGGGCGCTGGCGTTTCAAGCAGCGCCTGATCACCTGGATCTTCGCGCGGGAAGGCGCCTCGTCCCCGCTCGCGCTCGGCGCCCAGGAGACGAAGCGTTGA
- a CDS encoding nuclear transport factor 2 family protein, translating to MSVLEDKDTIREAMAAYCHALDAGRFADVAGLFAEDGLWTTDYGEARGRAAIEAMLRSVVPLKGEGPQRKHYITNIIIKVDGDSARSVSDYLVVRESGPDLIPVMGGTYKDEWTREGGTWRFRKKELVHDIAGNMALKNNR from the coding sequence ATGTCCGTCCTGGAAGACAAGGATACGATCCGCGAAGCGATGGCCGCCTATTGCCACGCGCTCGATGCCGGCCGCTTCGCCGATGTCGCGGGCCTGTTCGCCGAGGACGGCCTGTGGACCACCGACTATGGCGAGGCGCGCGGCCGGGCCGCGATCGAGGCGATGCTGCGCAGCGTCGTGCCGCTGAAAGGCGAGGGGCCGCAGCGCAAGCACTACATCACCAACATCATCATCAAGGTCGATGGCGACAGCGCCAGATCGGTCTCGGACTATCTCGTCGTGCGTGAATCGGGGCCTGATCTGATCCCGGTCATGGGCGGGACCTACAAGGACGAGTGGACCCGGGAAGGCGGGACCTGGCGGTTCAGGAAGAAGGAGCTGGTGCACGACATCGCCGGCAACATGGCCCTGAAGAACAACCGCTGA
- a CDS encoding branched-chain amino acid ABC transporter permease — MRILCFALFACAFNLLLGYGGLLSFGHAAYFGVAAYVAGYALKFWGFTPELAVLFAVLCSGLLGLLFGMIAIKRQGVYFAMITLALGQLVYFTSVQLKATGGEDGLQSVPRNKLFGLFSLENNYVLYFILLIVISAAIVFIYRIVHSPFGQIIKAIRENEDRAVSLGYRVNHFKVVLFTLAAALAGLAGALKAIVFQVASLVDVAGGTSAEVVMMTLVGGIGTMFGPVIGAAIVTTMEYYLAPFGAWVTVIQGVVFVVCVMSFREGIVGVVGSVRDAYRRRVRAKPLPDSRIANVA; from the coding sequence ATGCGGATCCTGTGCTTCGCCCTGTTCGCCTGCGCCTTCAATCTGCTGCTGGGCTATGGCGGGTTATTGTCCTTCGGGCATGCCGCCTATTTCGGCGTGGCCGCCTATGTCGCCGGATACGCGCTGAAATTCTGGGGCTTCACGCCGGAGTTGGCGGTGCTCTTCGCCGTCCTCTGCTCGGGGCTGCTCGGCCTGCTCTTCGGCATGATCGCGATCAAGCGGCAAGGCGTCTATTTCGCCATGATCACCCTGGCGCTCGGCCAGCTCGTCTATTTCACATCCGTCCAGCTCAAGGCGACGGGCGGGGAGGATGGGCTGCAGTCGGTGCCGCGCAACAAGCTCTTCGGCCTGTTCTCGCTGGAGAACAACTATGTTCTCTATTTCATATTGCTGATCGTGATCTCAGCGGCGATCGTGTTCATCTACAGGATCGTTCATTCTCCCTTTGGCCAGATCATCAAGGCCATTCGCGAAAACGAGGATCGCGCGGTTTCGCTCGGTTATCGCGTCAATCATTTCAAGGTGGTGCTGTTCACGCTCGCCGCCGCGCTCGCCGGCCTTGCCGGCGCGCTCAAGGCCATCGTCTTCCAGGTCGCGTCCCTGGTCGACGTGGCCGGCGGCACCTCGGCCGAAGTCGTCATGATGACACTCGTGGGCGGCATCGGCACGATGTTCGGGCCGGTCATCGGCGCGGCCATCGTCACGACCATGGAGTATTACCTCGCGCCGTTCGGCGCCTGGGTGACGGTCATCCAGGGCGTGGTCTTCGTCGTCTGCGTCATGAGCTTCCGCGAGGGGATCGTCGGCGTGGTCGGTTCGGTGCGGGATGCCTATCGCCGGCGGGTCCGGGCCAAGCCCTTGCCGGATTCCCGGATCGCCAACGTCGCCTGA
- a CDS encoding mandelate racemase/muconate lactonizing enzyme family protein, translated as MKITSAETYLLSLPYRTTGGFHYIAGRPSSALSMLLVRIGTEDGLTGWGEAFAHAAGAATKAMLDSLVAPLLLGEDARDIAALMEAIRRKIHLFGLSGPAIYAVSGIDLALWDLRGKREGKPVCELLGGRARELEVYASFLRCSSDEALRKTCEDALAQGYRTVKLHEITIERMSLARLSLGADVALAVDTNCPWSVDEAGLILEQARALDLHWIEEPLWPPDDYAGLAGLRGRGTPISAGENTSSLEDFRRLLAAGALDVLQPSVCKVGGITEMIRILDLAKAAGVEAVPHCGYMGPGYLANLHLVAALRPDAPAERLFIELEASPFAMPAVADGRTTVPSGPGLGCDPDMDVVRKWLVA; from the coding sequence GTGAAGATAACTTCAGCCGAAACCTATCTTCTGTCCCTGCCGTATCGCACGACAGGCGGGTTCCACTACATCGCCGGCCGGCCTTCCAGCGCCTTGTCCATGCTTCTCGTGCGTATCGGCACCGAGGACGGGCTGACCGGCTGGGGCGAGGCGTTCGCGCATGCGGCCGGTGCCGCCACCAAGGCGATGCTCGACAGCCTGGTGGCGCCTCTCCTGCTCGGCGAGGACGCGCGCGACATCGCCGCCCTGATGGAGGCAATCAGGCGCAAGATCCACCTCTTCGGGCTGAGCGGCCCGGCGATCTATGCCGTCTCGGGGATCGATCTCGCGCTGTGGGACCTGCGCGGCAAGCGCGAGGGCAAGCCGGTCTGCGAGCTGCTGGGCGGGCGCGCCCGCGAATTGGAGGTCTATGCCAGCTTCCTGCGCTGCTCCTCCGACGAGGCGCTGCGGAAGACCTGCGAGGACGCGCTCGCGCAAGGCTACCGCACCGTGAAGCTGCACGAGATCACCATCGAGCGGATGAGCCTCGCGCGGCTGAGCCTGGGCGCCGATGTGGCGCTCGCGGTCGACACCAACTGCCCCTGGAGCGTCGACGAGGCCGGTCTCATCCTCGAACAGGCCCGCGCGCTCGACCTGCACTGGATCGAGGAGCCGCTCTGGCCGCCGGACGACTATGCCGGGCTCGCCGGGCTTCGCGGCCGCGGCACGCCGATATCGGCGGGCGAGAACACCTCCTCGCTCGAGGATTTCCGCAGGCTTCTCGCGGCCGGCGCGCTCGACGTGCTGCAGCCGAGCGTCTGCAAGGTCGGCGGCATCACCGAAATGATCCGGATACTGGATCTGGCGAAGGCCGCCGGCGTCGAGGCCGTTCCGCATTGCGGCTATATGGGGCCGGGCTATCTGGCGAATCTGCATCTCGTCGCGGCGCTGCGGCCGGACGCTCCGGCCGAACGGCTTTTCATCGAGCTGGAAGCCTCGCCCTTCGCCATGCCGGCCGTGGCCGACGGGCGAACCACCGTGCCCTCCGGGCCGGGCCTCGGCTGCGATCCCGACATGGACGTTGTCAGGAAATGGCTCGTCGCCTAG